A region of the Muricauda sp. MAR_2010_75 genome:
CAAAACTTATAACGTGTCCGATAATATCAACGATGGGGTCATAGAGCTTTCTGTGGAAGGCGGAGTTGAACCCTATTCCTACAAATGGAGCAACCAGAGCACGCCACTCACTTCCAAAAGAGCCCAAGGCTTGGTCGAGGGAATACCCTACAGCGTAGTGGTCACAGATGCCGCTGGCAATTCCGTTACCCAGGAATATAAGGTTGAAACAGAATCGATCACTGAAGTTTTCAACGGAACAATGACACCGGCAGTAGGTGCATTGGGGGCTGTTTTGTTTTGGGACCCCTTTGGGGCCATCGGTATTTACGACCCAGTTGCCTATGCTGATGTTAAACTTATAGGAATACCGGACTGGAGCAACGAAACCCAAGACCGGTTTGTACTTAAACAATGGTTGAAGAGTGAAGGACAAAGTGTTGCTGTTGGAGATGACATTGCGGTCATCACAAGTGACAATGAGGGAGATATTACCATTAAAGCCACGGCAAAGGGTAAATTGATTCATAAGGTTGATGAAGGAAAAGTCATTTACAATTCTGAAAATCTAGAACATGTTATTGAGCAGGGAGCTCATTATTTTGCCGAGATAGAATACGATGAGCCCATAGCCATGGTGCATCCCAATGGGGATCCCATTGTTAAGGGAATTCCCTTTATAGTAATCTGGCTTGTTTTTGGTGCCCTGTTTTTCACCCTTCGAATGGGCTTCATCAATATTCGTGGATTTAGACACTCCCTTGATTTGGCAAAAGGTAAATACGATGATCCTGATGCACCCGGGCAAGTAACACACTTCCAAGCATTGGCAACTGCCGTATCCGGTACCGTTGGGCTTGGAAACATTGCGGGTGTGGCCGTGGCCGTGTCCTTGGGGGGTGCTGGTGCAACTTTTTGGATGATCGTATGTGGTCTGTTGGGGATGTCTTCCAAGTTTGTGGAATGTACCCTTGGAGTGAAATATCGGGATATTTTACCCGATGGTAGGGTATTCGGTGGTCCTATGAACTATCTCCGCTACGGACTTGAAAAACGAAACTTGAAAGGCTTTGGAAAGGTATTGGCCGGTTTGTTTGCCGTATTGGCCATTGGTGCTTCCTTTGGGGGAGGAAACATGTTCCAGGCCAATCAATCCTTTGAGCAACTTGCAGGACAATTTCCAGCCTTGGCTGGTAATGGCTTCTGGTTTGGGGTGGTTACGGCCATTCTTGTTGGGGTTGTTATCATTGGAGGAATCAACAGTATTGCCCGTGTAACTGGAAAAGTGGTGCCCATTATGGCATCTATCTACATTGTGGCTGCATTGGCCGTCATTATAATGAACATCCAGAACATAGGACCCGCATTTTCTGCCATTGTGGACGGCGCTTTCAGTCCATCCGCATTAAAAGGTGGTATTTTGGGTGTTTTGGTCATAGGATTTCAGCGTGCTGCATTTTCCAATGAAGCTGGGGTTGGTTCCGCAGCCATTGCGCACAGTACCGCAAAAACCAACAACCCCCCATCTGAAGGGTTTGTAGCCTTGTTGGAGCCTTTTATTGATACCGTTGTAGTGTGTACTTTAACAGCCTTGGTGCTTATTTTTACAGGGATGCACGAAGTGGAAGGTATGGCGGGGGCTCAATTGACCTCTGATGCTTTTGGCAGCCAAATATCTTGGTTCCCTTATGTGTTGGCCGTGGCTGTGTTCCTTTTCGCATTTTCAACCATGATTTCTTGGTCATACTATGGGATGAGAGCATGGACCTATCTTTTTGGAAAGAGCAAGCGTTCTGAAATGTTATACAAAATGTTGTTCCTGATATTTGTAGTGGTTGGGGCTTCGGTAAGTTTGGGAGCAGTTCTTGATTTTTCCGATATGATGATTTTGGCCATGTCCTTTCCTAACATAATTGGTCTGTACATCATGTCTGGAGAGGTGAGAGAGGACTTGAACAACTATCTCAAAAAATTAAAATCCAATCAGCTCTTTAAAAAAGCTGTTGTCGATAAATAATAGAGAATACGAATGAAAGGACAATCCCACTTCAAGTTCAACAAACAAGAACGAAGTGGGATTTTCTTTTTGCTGCTCATTATTTTTGTTTTCCAAGGGATATATTTTTACGTAAAAGCGCAACCTTTTAGCGGAAACCCAAAAGTTGTTGTCAATACCCTGGTCCAATCTCGGCTGGATAGCCTTAAGAATGTCGCTGCAAAAGATTCAGTAAAGCTCTTTCCCTTCAATCCCAATTACATAACGGACTATAAAGGTTATGCATTAGGAATGTCAGCCACTGAAGTTGACCGATTATTGGCCTATCGAGCAACGGATAAGTTTGTGAATTCAGCTGAAGAGTTTCAGCAAGTCACCCTAATTTCAGATTCACTGCTTGCTACAATTGCACCATATTTTAAGTTTCCGAAATGGGTGAATCAGCAGAAAAATAAATCTGAATTTGTTTCGGCATCACAAAAGGAAACCCCAAAAGGTATTAGGGACTTGAACAAGGCAACTGCTGAGGAGCTTAGAGCAATAAACGGGATTGGCGAAACCTTTTCTAACCGAATCATAAAATTTAGGGACAGGCTTGGGGGCTTTTTGGTCAACGAACAATTGCAGGATGTATATGGACTTGAACCTGCTGTGGTCAAAAGGGCACTGGAACAGTTTCGGGTAATGGATGCACCAACTATTCAGAAAATCAATATAAATAAGGCAACGGTGGAACAGTTGGCCCAGTTGGTTTATATTGACTATGATTTGGCGAGGGAAATTGTCTCATATCGTGAAACCAATGGGCCTTTTACCACATTGGACGAATTAAAGCGGCTTAAGTCGTTTCCAGCGGATAGGATTGAGAGAATTAAGCTATATTTGACTTTATAAAAATTGCATGAATGATTACGGATACGTTGTCCACATTGAACTTTGATTATTCAGAGACCCAGAAGATGGTAGCTGAATCTGCCAAGGAGTTTGCGCAGCAGTACATATTTCCCCATGTTATGGAATGGGATGAATCCCAAACTTTCCCTGTAGAAGTCTTTAAAAAGGCCGGGGAACTTGGTTTTATGGGTGTTTTGGTTCCTGAAGAACTGGGAGGCTCAGGTTTGGGCTATCATGAATATATTGCCATTTTGGAAGAAATTTCAAAAGTGGACCCGGCCATCGGACTGTCCGTGGCAGCACACAATTCCTTGTGCACCAATCACATTTTGTCTTTCGGAAACGAGGAGCAAAAGCAACGCTGGATTCCAAAATTGGCCACTGCGGAGTGGATAGGAGCTTGGGGATTGACGGAGCACAATACGGGTTCGGATGCAGGAGGGATGAACACCACTGCGGTAAAGGACGGTGACCATTGGATTCTTAATGGAGCCAAGAACTTTATTACCCATGGCATTAGTGGTGACATCGCTGTTGTGATTGTCAGAACAGGTGAAAAAGGTGACAGTCATGGAATGACCGCTTTTGCCATTGAAAAAGGTACTCCCGGGTTTTCCAGTGGAAAAAAAGAAGATAAACTGGGCATGCGGGCCAGCGAAACCGCAGAACTGATTTTTACGGATTGTAGAATTCCAGATGCCAACCGTTTGGGCGAAGTGGGGGATGGTTTTATCCAATCCATGAAGGTGTTGGATGGAGGGCGAATTTCAATTGGAGCTTTGTCCCTCGGTGTTTCCAAAGGCGCTTACGAAGCGGCGTTGAAATATTCCAAGGAACGGGTGCAGTTTGGGAAGCCCATCAGTGAGTTTCAAGGTGTGTCCTTTAAATTGGCCGATATGGCCACCGAAATCGAAGCATCGGAACTCTTGTTGCACAAGGCCGCTTTCTTGAAGAATGAAGGAAGGCCTATGACCAAGTTCAGTGCCATGTGTAAAATGTACGCCTCCGAAGTTTGCGTTAAGATAGCCAATGACGCTGTGCAGATTCACGGAGGATACGGCTATACCAAGGATTTTCCGGTGGAGAAGTTCTATCGCGATGCCAAGCTTTGCACCATTGGAGAGGGCACTACCGAAATCCAAAAATTGGTGATTTCCAGAAATATTTTGAAGTAATTTTTGTTTGATAATTACTTTTAAATGTATATTTGCCGTCCAAAATCTAAAAGAAAGGAGGTTGTAGCCCATGTTGATAATACCAGTAAAAGAAGGAGAGAATATAGATAGAGCTTTAAAGCGTTTCAAGCGTAAGTTCGATAAGACCGGTACCATGCGTCAGTTGAGAACCAGACAGCAGTTTACCAAACCTTCTGTACAGCGCAGAGCTGAAATTCAAAAAGCACAGTACATCCAGAGCTTGAGAGATCAAGAAGAAGTATAACTGACTTTTTACACCATATACTATATCCCGTTTCAGTTTTGGAACGGGATTTTTTGTTTTGTGGCATAGCACATTGTTGTATTTGGCTACCTTTGATATATGTCCGTACAAGCGTTCATATCTTATCTGCAATTGGAGAAAAACTACTCCAAACATACCATTCAAGCGTATGGGATGGATATTCGGGAATTTTCAAGTTTTTGCGCTAAGCACCACGATGCCGTATCCATAATTGATATTGGTTATCCGATGGTCAGGAACTGGATTGTCCATTTGTCCACCAATGAAGTTTCCAATAGGACCATAAATAGAAAAATATCTTCCCTTCGGGCTTACTATAGGTTTCTTTTGAAGGTGGGTGAGATTTCTGCTTCTCCATTGGCAAAGCACAAAGCCCTAAAAACCCAAAAAAAGGTTGAGGTGCCCTTCTCCGAACATGAAATGGAAGAAATACTTGGGGAAATACCATTTGCTGATGATTTCGAAGGAACCCGCGACAAGCTCATTATAGAACTACTGTATGCTACGGGAATGCGAAGGGCGGAACTGGTCAATTTAAAGTTGGCTGATATTGATTTTTCCACGAATACACTAAAAGTATTGGGTAAGCGGAATAAGGAGCGAATCCTTCCGTTGCTACCCTCCACGACTGTTCATTTAAAAACCTATTTGGAAAGTCGCGCCAAGCTTGAAGAGGTGAAGGATGCGGCTTTTCTTTTACTGACCAATGGGGGTCTTAAAATTTATGAAACACTTGTATATCGTACTATAAATAAGTATTTTAGTTTAGTGTCTCCCAAGGTAAAAAAGAGCCCACATATTTTAAGGCACACCTTTGCAACGCACTTGCTGAATAGGGGGGCAGATTTGAATTCAGTCAAGGAATTATTGGGTCACTCCAGTTTGGCATCCACTCAAGTGTACACGCACAACAGCATTGCCGAACTCAAGAAAGTACACCAAAAGGCCCATCCAAGAAACAAGGAATAGATTTTCTTGTATTGTTTAACTTCACTGCCGCTAGGCAGTACTAAAACTACTTCTTATGAAAGTAAATGCACAATCGGTAAATTTTGTAGCTGATGGTAAGCTTCTCGATTTTATCCAAAAGCGAATGGATAAATTGGAATTGTTCTATGACAAGGTCATAGATTCGGATGTTTATTTAAAAGTGGAGAACACTAGTGCTAAAGAGAATAAGATTGTGGAAATTATGGTCTCGGTACCCAGGGATAAGATTGTTGTAAAAAAACAGTGTAAGTCTTTTGAGGAGGCGGTTGATTCAGCTTGCAGTTCCTTGGAAAGACAATTGGTAAAAAAGAAGGAAAAACTGAGGGCCAAGGTTTGATCAAAATTTTTGAAATTTTATTTTGATTAAAAAAATAAATCTATACATTTGCAGTCCGTTAGAA
Encoded here:
- the rpsU gene encoding 30S ribosomal protein S21, with the translated sequence MLIIPVKEGENIDRALKRFKRKFDKTGTMRQLRTRQQFTKPSVQRRAEIQKAQYIQSLRDQEEV
- a CDS encoding amino acid carrier protein; protein product: MKYFLTLLAFVSLTLGYSQELTVKGKTYNVSDNINDGVIELSVEGGVEPYSYKWSNQSTPLTSKRAQGLVEGIPYSVVVTDAAGNSVTQEYKVETESITEVFNGTMTPAVGALGAVLFWDPFGAIGIYDPVAYADVKLIGIPDWSNETQDRFVLKQWLKSEGQSVAVGDDIAVITSDNEGDITIKATAKGKLIHKVDEGKVIYNSENLEHVIEQGAHYFAEIEYDEPIAMVHPNGDPIVKGIPFIVIWLVFGALFFTLRMGFINIRGFRHSLDLAKGKYDDPDAPGQVTHFQALATAVSGTVGLGNIAGVAVAVSLGGAGATFWMIVCGLLGMSSKFVECTLGVKYRDILPDGRVFGGPMNYLRYGLEKRNLKGFGKVLAGLFAVLAIGASFGGGNMFQANQSFEQLAGQFPALAGNGFWFGVVTAILVGVVIIGGINSIARVTGKVVPIMASIYIVAALAVIIMNIQNIGPAFSAIVDGAFSPSALKGGILGVLVIGFQRAAFSNEAGVGSAAIAHSTAKTNNPPSEGFVALLEPFIDTVVVCTLTALVLIFTGMHEVEGMAGAQLTSDAFGSQISWFPYVLAVAVFLFAFSTMISWSYYGMRAWTYLFGKSKRSEMLYKMLFLIFVVVGASVSLGAVLDFSDMMILAMSFPNIIGLYIMSGEVREDLNNYLKKLKSNQLFKKAVVDK
- a CDS encoding acyl-CoA dehydrogenase family protein, which encodes MNFDYSETQKMVAESAKEFAQQYIFPHVMEWDESQTFPVEVFKKAGELGFMGVLVPEELGGSGLGYHEYIAILEEISKVDPAIGLSVAAHNSLCTNHILSFGNEEQKQRWIPKLATAEWIGAWGLTEHNTGSDAGGMNTTAVKDGDHWILNGAKNFITHGISGDIAVVIVRTGEKGDSHGMTAFAIEKGTPGFSSGKKEDKLGMRASETAELIFTDCRIPDANRLGEVGDGFIQSMKVLDGGRISIGALSLGVSKGAYEAALKYSKERVQFGKPISEFQGVSFKLADMATEIEASELLLHKAAFLKNEGRPMTKFSAMCKMYASEVCVKIANDAVQIHGGYGYTKDFPVEKFYRDAKLCTIGEGTTEIQKLVISRNILK
- a CDS encoding tyrosine-type recombinase/integrase, translating into MSVQAFISYLQLEKNYSKHTIQAYGMDIREFSSFCAKHHDAVSIIDIGYPMVRNWIVHLSTNEVSNRTINRKISSLRAYYRFLLKVGEISASPLAKHKALKTQKKVEVPFSEHEMEEILGEIPFADDFEGTRDKLIIELLYATGMRRAELVNLKLADIDFSTNTLKVLGKRNKERILPLLPSTTVHLKTYLESRAKLEEVKDAAFLLLTNGGLKIYETLVYRTINKYFSLVSPKVKKSPHILRHTFATHLLNRGADLNSVKELLGHSSLASTQVYTHNSIAELKKVHQKAHPRNKE
- a CDS encoding ComEA family DNA-binding protein, whose product is MKGQSHFKFNKQERSGIFFLLLIIFVFQGIYFYVKAQPFSGNPKVVVNTLVQSRLDSLKNVAAKDSVKLFPFNPNYITDYKGYALGMSATEVDRLLAYRATDKFVNSAEEFQQVTLISDSLLATIAPYFKFPKWVNQQKNKSEFVSASQKETPKGIRDLNKATAEELRAINGIGETFSNRIIKFRDRLGGFLVNEQLQDVYGLEPAVVKRALEQFRVMDAPTIQKININKATVEQLAQLVYIDYDLAREIVSYRETNGPFTTLDELKRLKSFPADRIERIKLYLTL
- the hpf gene encoding ribosome hibernation-promoting factor, HPF/YfiA family, producing the protein MKVNAQSVNFVADGKLLDFIQKRMDKLELFYDKVIDSDVYLKVENTSAKENKIVEIMVSVPRDKIVVKKQCKSFEEAVDSACSSLERQLVKKKEKLRAKV